The window TTAGATCTACGGTAAGACGATCGGATTACTGTAGAAAAGCTTGATAAAATATTATGCTGCTTCTGGTCTCATTGGCAAGAATTAGGGGAAGTTCATCAACTCTTGTTATTTTTGAGCCAGAAACTTCATTAAATCTTTAATTTTTTGGTTCTTCAGGATGTAGTATGCTAAACTAACAAATGAAATGCCAGTTAAGCAAACATCTAATTCGATAATTGTCAAAGTTCCGAAACCCATAAGCCGAGCGCTTAATCAACTTAAGTTTGTTGTTAATCCCCTCCACAACACCGCTAGTCGTTCTGTTATCAAAGTAAGCAATGATCTCATCCAACCAACGGATGATAGTCTTCTGGCTATCAGGAAAATAGCTTTTCGCTTGCTTCAGCCATCCTCCCAAGTGAAATAATCCGGCTAACCAATGCTGGGTCTGAGTGAAAATTTGGCGAATTTGCTCTTTTAATTCATGCATTCTCTTGAGAGTAAGAGATACATTCTTGACTTGAATCAGTTTAACTTTTTGCTGTTCACTTAGGTCGGATTCGTTCTTGAGCAAGACATATTTACTTTTCTTTAATCCCTCTAACACTGGCGAATGTTCTGCTTTTTCTTCCCGGCATTTTGCGGTTTTTATTAAATCTACTAATACTGCACAATAATTCCCCTTCCCTTTAATCAGTGCTATTTCATCAATTCCTAATCTTTTTAAGTCTATAGGTTTGATTTTTAACAGGTCTTTTGATGCGTCTTTTAACATCCTTTCTATTTCCGCCGTTGTTACCACTCCTTTTTTCGCTACGCTGTGGATATCGTTTTCTAAAACGTCTTGAATTATTTGATTAGCCAAC of the Allocoleopsis franciscana PCC 7113 genome contains:
- a CDS encoding ISL3 family transposase, with translation MATKKRIKLLTELLNIKGIKVISHRQHEGIGIIVQVELIGKESNCPRCGAKSRRLHQNHRHIVKDLPWGEMPVFLEINRRQFKCEKCEKPFSEQLEFVSSRRTYTKRLANQIIQDVLENDIHSVAKKGVVTTAEIERMLKDASKDLLKIKPIDLKRLGIDEIALIKGKGNYCAVLVDLIKTAKCREEKAEHSPVLEGLKKSKYVLLKNESDLSEQQKVKLIQVKNVSLTLKRMHELKEQIRQIFTQTQHWLAGLFHLGGWLKQAKSYFPDSQKTIIRWLDEIIAYFDNRTTSGVVEGINNKLKLIKRSAYGFRNFDNYRIRCLLNWHFIC